From Weissella diestrammenae, a single genomic window includes:
- the scpB gene encoding SMC-Scp complex subunit ScpB: MTNLQQIEALLFVAGDEGVTIAELAHATEFAKPAVKGLLDSLTQRYVNDDDSALALLQTADRYQLVTKTSLVNVVQRYFTAPLTTALSQASLEVLAIVAYRQPITRMEVDEIRGVQSSSTLQKLVMRDLVTSKGKADEPGRPNLYGTTDYFLNYFGLSQITELPPLVNAAALDELQSQANQTVPLMPSGEQQTTENTLENEEQNG, encoded by the coding sequence ATGACAAATTTACAACAAATTGAAGCGTTGTTGTTTGTTGCGGGAGATGAAGGGGTCACAATTGCTGAATTGGCGCATGCAACTGAGTTTGCAAAGCCTGCTGTGAAGGGATTACTTGATTCGTTGACGCAACGTTATGTGAATGATGATGATTCAGCCTTGGCTTTATTACAAACAGCCGATCGGTATCAATTGGTGACCAAAACGTCATTGGTTAATGTCGTTCAGCGGTATTTCACAGCACCGTTAACGACTGCACTAAGTCAAGCTTCGCTGGAAGTTTTGGCGATTGTTGCTTATCGCCAACCGATAACACGGATGGAAGTTGACGAAATTCGCGGCGTTCAATCAAGTTCGACTTTGCAAAAATTAGTCATGCGAGATTTAGTGACGAGTAAAGGTAAAGCAGATGAACCAGGTCGACCTAATTTGTATGGGACAACGGACTATTTTCTGAATTATTTTGGGCTTAGTCAAATCACAGAATTACCACCGTTGGTTAATGCTGCGGCTTTGGATGAGTTACAAAGTCAAGCCAATCAGACGGTACCATTGATGCCAAGTGGCGAACAACAAACAACAGAAAACACATTAGAAAATGAGGAACAAAATGGCTGA
- a CDS encoding segregation and condensation protein A, which translates to MTEEITYHLKDFDGPLDLLLHLIRVNEMDILDIPIVDITSQYLLFLAEEKQRNLDVAGEFLVMAATLMRIKSRFLLPQPEIDESELAEIEYEPDPREALMNQLLEYQKYQNAADELREREEGRMLQFSRTPMTVPDDVQMAPLPEGLAILDLQLAFNDMLARRKRVQKRPRTMVRETWSIKAQMQLVMQRIQTEDQVAFQSLFGAQATRDEWVTTFLAVLELVRHQHIKIQQNDKFGKIDMMMSDKAYQEKDEAE; encoded by the coding sequence ATGACTGAAGAAATCACATATCATTTAAAAGATTTTGATGGCCCGTTAGATTTGTTATTACATTTGATACGAGTGAATGAGATGGATATTTTGGATATTCCGATTGTTGATATCACAAGTCAGTATTTACTGTTTTTAGCTGAAGAAAAACAGCGAAATTTAGACGTAGCGGGTGAATTTCTTGTGATGGCAGCAACTTTAATGCGAATTAAATCACGCTTTTTATTGCCACAACCTGAGATAGATGAAAGCGAGTTAGCAGAGATTGAGTATGAACCCGATCCGCGTGAGGCGTTGATGAATCAGTTGCTTGAATATCAAAAATATCAGAATGCAGCTGATGAGCTACGTGAACGCGAAGAAGGACGTATGCTGCAATTTAGCCGGACCCCAATGACGGTGCCGGATGACGTTCAGATGGCCCCATTGCCTGAAGGATTGGCTATTTTAGATTTACAGTTAGCATTTAATGATATGTTAGCTCGTCGAAAGCGAGTGCAAAAGCGACCACGGACTATGGTGAGAGAAACTTGGTCAATCAAGGCGCAAATGCAACTTGTCATGCAGCGCATTCAAACTGAAGATCAAGTTGCTTTTCAATCATTATTTGGTGCGCAAGCCACCAGGGACGAATGGGTCACAACATTTCTGGCCGTTCTTGAATTGGTCAGACATCAGCATATAAAAATTCAGCAAAATGACAAATTTGGTAAAATTGACATGATGATGAGTGATAAAGCATATCAAGAAAAGGACGAAGCGGAATGA